The following is a genomic window from Nitrospira sp..
AGACCAGGGCGTAGAGACCGACCAACAGTTGCAGATTGGACAGTCGATCGCGCAGGAATTCGTTCCCGACGAGGAGCGCGACCAGCACACAGAAAAACACGGCGGTGCCGGTCAAGGTGGCGCTTTTCGAGTAGAAGATCGCATAGGCGCTGAAGAGCCCGCCCAGCAGAAACTGAATGGCCATCGGCGCGTACGGCTTAGCCCGGATGATCCATTTCATGAGAGCCGGAGCATCCGGCGGGAGATCCTCAACCGTCGTCTCATTCGTCCCCAACCGGCCCGTCAGCACGATGAGAAACCCCAGCAGCGTGAGATAGAGAAGGAGCAGGAGATTATCCTGAAGCCGATCGATGCGCGTCAGCGTCACCGTGTCATAGGCCACCCCGCTGAAAAAAAAGAGCGGAGGCAGGTAGGGCTTCCCCAGGACCGCCTGGAACCGTTGCATCGAAACCATGGGGCTAGAGTTCAGGAGAAGCGCGGGATTGTCAAACGAAGCGAGGAATCGGACTGTGCGGATGCTTTCGACCCTGCACAAAGCGGGGAACCGGTTTCAGCACCGTGAAACCCGGCGGCTCAAAATGGTCATCCAGCAAGGCCGCAGGGAGTGAGGGACCCGAGGCGTACAGGTCTCGTACGTTGAGGATTATTTCGCCCCGAGAACGACGTTGGGCCATGTTCAGCTGACTAGCCAAGACCGGATGCTCAAAACGGCTATCCGGCAAGGCCGCAGCGAACGAGGGGGCGAGGCGTACTTCGCCTGGTACGTCGAGCCCCTGAGAGAAGCGAGAACACCGCCGGGAGCCGTTTTCAGCGTCCGGTCAGAGGAAGGGAGGGAGTGGGGCATAAACAACCGGATACCCCAGCAGACGCTCCAACCATCCCGCCATATGGTCTTCCGGCAGCGAAGCACGGTTCAACCGCGCTTCCAGCTGAAAACCGCCGGCATTGCCGACGACACCGATGATGGCCGAAGCCTCCTCACCGTCCGGCATCAACTCCTGTGTCTGGAATTCACAGAGCGTGCTGTACAGGCGGCCCTGCGGCTCGATCGTCTCCAGCACGTCCGGCAATTCGCCCAGGGCGCAATGCACGGAACAGCGGTACAGGGATCGGGCGCCCGGCTGAACGGCGGAAAATTTCTCCAACGCCGCCTCCGAGAAGCCGGTCAAATAGGCCCGCACGCCGGCGGCTTGTGGAGCGAAAGTTGCGGCCAGTTTGCTGGCCGGCACGAGAAACTCATAGGCATCCGATGAGTTGTATTCGAACTGACAGGGGCCGAAAGCGTCCGGCCACGAACAGAAAAACGGAGTCGCAGGGTCCTCAGGCGTCAACAGCACATTGCCCTTGTCCACGGAGGTCTCGATCGGAAGGTCCAACAGGGCGATCGCGTCGAGAAAGATCGTCCGCCGTTCATCGATCCACTCGCCGCGCCGGGCGTCCTCGCGTGTTTCCCCGGGAGTCACCACCTCCCGCGTATACAACCGCACACGGATAAAGGCGTGGTTGTGCCGGAAGCCCAGCCACAGCATCTGGGTCGGATGATGAAACCGCAGCGGCCCGTTCGTCCGCCAGGGATGACTGATCGAACAGTAGGTCCCGACGTCCTGATAGTGCTGATAGACCGTGTGGTAGCCGCCGGCCAGCAGAAAAAAATCGCCCTGCCACCCTTCGCGGACATGGAGCAGGGTGACGTCTTCGGTGGCCCAGTGATCGAGTCGATCGAACTCGGCCGGAGAATCGACCGCCCAATCCTCCACATAACAAATCACGTCCTTGGTGGGTTGCGCCGGTTTCAACCCCAAGGCTCCCAGCCGGTCGCCGACCGCCAAGACCTCGCGAAAGGTCAGCCGGTCCGGAGTTTCCCACCGCCGTTCACGCACGACAACCCTCCGTAGGCTCCGCAAGGCCGTCGAATCCGGGGCTCCTCACCGAGCGGACTTCAACGCGCGCCCCTCGATCTTCGTATCGGTGATAAAGCGATCGATCCCGTCCTGCAGAAGTCCGGCCATAAGGGTCTCGACATCCTCGCTCGTAAACCAAAACACGAGCTTGGACTGTTCACCTTGCATGTTGCGCACCGTGCTGCTGTCGTCCGCGAGATTCTTGGCCTTGATGGTCAGACGACTTTCGCCGGTCAGCTTCGTATTGAAGACACGGCTCTTTACGTGCGCGACGAACTCCCGTATGTCACCGCTGATCACGATATCGGCTCCCGACACCTCCACCCCGGACTGCACGACCCGCGCATCCCACCCTCGGCGGTTCCATCCACGCTGGCGAAGGGCTTCCGCCAAGGCTTCCGCGATCGTCACACCCGGCTGTCCGCCGCTGACGTTGAAATTCGTCACCCCGCCGCCCAGGTGGGTACGCTGGCCGATCTTCCCCTTGTCCGCCCGCAAATCTTCAAAGGGCTCGATGACGATCTTCAACGGCTCCGGTTGACCGCTCTGTACGAACGGCAGCTGCGGCTGAACGTTGAGCGAGACCATTTCTCCGGTTCCGGCACAACCCCAGAGCAGGGCCAAGCCCACCACGACACAGACCTGACTTGCGATCCGACATCCCTGTGCAATCACACGTCCCTCCCTATCGGTAAGTGGCTCTACGGCAAGACGGGCCCCAGTCTACCCAATCTCGGAGCCGGATGACAAACAGGAAGGGCGGATCGGAAGGAGAAAACTCGGAACTGACGTCCTCTGGCAGAAGCCGCCCTGAACGGACCGAACCAGCCGCATCAGGGGCGCAGGAGCGGGAGCAGGCTCCGGAAGGTGTCTCGGCCCAATTCCGGCAAACGGCCTTCACGCATCGCCGGGTGATCCAACGGCAGAAACCGTGCGATCTTGAATCGGGACCGCCCCGACAGGACTGCCGCCAGTTGAGCCTTGCGATCGTGGGTGATCGGCAGGGTGTACCCCTCGCCCTGCTTCCATTCCCACAACGTGGGAGCCAGCGAGAGTTCCAGCCCCAGACCGGCTATGTGATGGAATCGATCGACGAAGTTTTTCCGGTACTGCTTCACATGCCCCCCTTCGACGATCATCGCGAAGACAAGCTGGTGTCCCCACCAGCACAAGGATCGAAAGGTGCACTTCTCGTCGCCCAGGAAATGTTTCGGGTAGTCCAGGTATTGATAGGGGCAATGCTCCAAATGCTCGCCTTTGACGAACTGCACTTTGCTCGGATCGAATTCCGGCGGCAACAGCAACGTGCTCCGGCTCAGATCTTCCCGCAGCACCCGGTGAAGCTCCATGAGCAGATCTCGCACCTTGAGGATAATTCGCTCCTTGGTTCGGAACAGATCCCGGTCCGCGACCAGCTTCACCTCGTCCGGCGTCAGGAATCGATCAGGCGAGAGGGTGGTCATGCGGGATAGCGCAACGATCCCGATCACGACTTCCGGTGAGATTCGAAGGTTGAGATCTGCAGGTCGAACATGCGGCGGCACTCGGCGCAACGCAAACCGACGCTGTCACGGATCACATCCAACTCTCGAATGGTGACCGCCATCGCATGCTCCTGGAGGCAAGCCGCCAGCAATTCCTGCGCCGTGGTCGGTGCCGCCTTCCCCCCGACCGCTTCGCCTCCGAGCGGCACGGCGGCCACGCGCGCCACCACCTGTTCCGGGACCATGCGATGCATCATACGGCAGGAGGTGCAGGTGACGAGGAGCCGCCCCTCGTCGTCGATTCGCTTCAACGACAGGCACAGGGGATGGACCGCGAAACATTGTTGCACAAAAGCGCCGCTTTGGTACCGTTGCCCCATAACCACCTGCTCGCGAACGACAGTATCGACAGGATGTTCAAAAGGACTGCTCAGCAAGGCCGCAGCGTTGCGAAGAGGCGACGCGTACTGGTCAGTACCTTGAGCCTCTTCGCGATGCGAGAACAAAGCTGGCGGTCTTTTTCAACATCTTGTCACAGTTTGGCCAACCCCAGCATCATGAGCACACCAAGAGCATAGGGGACCATACAGGAATACAGTACGGCGTTGAAGACCCGATCGGGCGAGGCGGACCGAACCGTATGGTCTTTGTAAATGAACTCGTAGGCGAGAATGAGCAAGGTGAGCGTCAGCACGAAAACTCGGCTCGTCCGCGGCCAGGTGTACTGTCCACTCATGATGAAATTGGCCGTAAAGAATCCGCTGGAGAGAAACAAAACCGGGGCGAGCCCATAACGCAGGCCGTGGGAAAAAAACACGTGCCAGGCAGGCCTGGCTGATCGTTGCTGAGGATCGACGAGGGTCATGACCCGACGGGAGCAGGCTGGTTCGAAGGGGAAGGAGCAGCCCGTCCGGCTTGCTCTTCGGCCGTCCGGCAAGTTTTGCAGATACGCGGACGAGCCTTCAGGAAATTGACCTTACCGCTGGCGAGACAACTGTAGTGCACGAACTCATCACAGACCGCGCAACGCGACCATCCGCCGCGCAACATCGTCTTGTCGCGATAGAGGCCCTGCCGGCAGACTTTGCACAGCCGAGGCTCGATCCCCAGCAGCATGGGCTCCCAATCGCCGGCGGCTTTCCTGATGCTCATGACGCGGGAGTATAACGAAGGGATCGGAGGAAAAACAAGGAGGGAGGGGAGGATGGACCCACCTGGTGCCCTTCTTGCTCGCAGAACGCGCACGATCAGCATGTGCTCGTCCGATGCGCGCAGTGAAGGGCCACCAGGTGAGTCCCTACGGGAAATGGTAAAGACGCTGAAATGCAGCGGAACGGCAGGTAGGGGTAGGAGGGCTGGCCTGGTGGTCACCCCTATGCTCGCGCAACGCGCGGCTTCGGAAGGCCCTTGCTTGGGTGATAGGTGCATCTTCGCGGTGGAGCCGCGGGCCAGTGCGATACGACTGCCTGGCAATTTCTACCGAAGCGAACGGATAAAATGCGCCACGGCTTCTGTATAGGATGACGCTTCACCCAATTGCGCGTTGATTTCTCCATGCGTAAGCGGGGTGGGCATGACTTCCACTTTTGAGCGACCACCGAAGGAATTCGCCTTCTCAGCGTACGCCCTGGCTGCGCCACATGAATCGGCACGCAGCGATGAGCACACCAACAGCACCGGTGGGGGTGCGGCGTTGAGCCGTAACGTCGGCGAGACCTCTTCCCAGAAGCGTGGGTCGGTTCCGAAAGCTAGATCGTACAGTCGATAGTGCCTCCGCTTCATGATTTGGACCACATTGTAGGCAGCACCGTCCAGCGCCACCGTACCGAGCCACGGCATGGCACCGGCCTTTTTCCAGATCGAGGGAACTGACGAAAGCAGCGTAACCAGGTGCGCGCCGGCCGAATGGCCCATCAGGACGAAGGAGGACGAATCACCTCCCCATTCCTTGGCATGCTGCTGCGCATAGGCAAGCACCCGTGCGACATCGTCGACCTCAGTCATGACGGTTACAGCAGACTGGTTGATCAACCGGTAATCGGCCGAAACGAAGATGTACCCCCTAGGCAAGAAATAGTTTATCTTGTTTTGCACCACGCCACGGGACGATTTGCTGCCGCTCCGCCAACCGCCGCCATGCACCATGAAGAGGACAGGAGCGTCTCGAGCATCCCGTGGAATGTACACGTCGAATACCTGATTGCTATCAGGCCCATACGCCACGTTTCGTACGACATGCGCGCCGGACGGCAGTTGGATCGTCTGGTCCGGCAATGCGCTGCTCGTGGTCGGCATGAGGGCGAGCAGTACCAGGAACGCGGGCACGAGGGTCGAGCCAACTTGAGCGGAGTACGTAGAGCGCCCGATTACATTCATGGTCGCCTAACGTAAGAGGTAATCGGCCGCCTGAGTGCGCAGCGCGGAGGGAACCTGCGAGCGTACCTTGTAGACGGTCCGGTTGACCGAAGGGTTATGCGGCTTAGCGTTCATGTTTGGCCAGAAACTCTTCGTAGGGGGAAAAAGCGCGGTAGCCTTTCCCCTTATTGATTCTGGCTTGGCGCGTCCTAGCGATGCGGCCCTGAAGATACTCAAAGAGTGCGCTTGCCTTTTCAAGTGGCACCAAGCGCCATTGCGCACCGAAATTGCCTTCTATGTTTCGTCCAATGGCACCGTAGTTGAAGTGCGTCTTTCGTGTGGGATCAGAGCCAGCGAAATCATTGTATCGTTTGATCAGATACTGGATATACCGACTGGCGTTTTGATCGGCGCCGATTGTCCCCAGTGGCACATTCACGGATATTTTCTTCCTTGTGGCCTTTACGTTGATCGTATGTGCCTGCATGGCACCTGGGCTGTTGATAGCAACATTCCTAGAGTTGTTGACCACGGACATTCTCCGAAAATCGTTGAGGACTATCTTCGCGAAGAACCCATCTTGCTGTGTCACAGGGCGACCCGCATCGTTTTCGTGAATCGACTTCATTTCCAATAGAGCGTCCACTGTATAGAGCTCGGGTTCGGAATCGATTACCTTATGGTGATGACGACACAGCAGAATGAGGTTGACAAAGGCCTGCCGATCTTCCTCGGACTGCGCGGGATCGAATCGGGGGCCGCCGGCCTGCCTCGCTTTGATGTGACAAATCTCACCAGTGACAATGCCAGCGCGCTCAACGATCGGGAGTTGGCATCCAGGATACGCGCAGATGTTCCCGGATAGTGCAAATAGTTGTTTGATCGTCTTCTCGGTGAGCTCAGCCACTACGATTCCTTAGACACATAACGCTCGCGATGAGCGACGCTGTCTCATAGTGTCGGCCTCCATCGCCTTGTTAGGCATGGTTTCTCAGACTCGCACTCATCATGACGCGTTGCCCGCACGGAGGAGGTCCACCACAGCATCGACGAGTTGCTTCAACGACGGCGACTTCAGTGTGGCAACCTCTGAGACGATGAGATCCCGATTGGCGGTGAAGAGTTTACCAGGACGAGCATAGCTCAGGACCCGCAACGAGCCAGCGGAGAAGCTGGTGTCCTCTAACCTGATTGATCGAGTGTCGCCGTAAGGCTTGCTTGTCACTTGGCAGAGAATCCAGTCGCCCCGCCCGGCGTCAGCAAGCACCACAGCCGGACGCAGTTTGGTTTGTGACGAGTCGGAAAAGGGAAAGCGGACGAGGACTACGGCACCTGCTGTAGGTGTGACCATGCTTCGTCCTCTTCCGGCCGGTTCCAGTCCTCGGCCAGCGCCGCTTCACTGAGCAGCGCACTTTCGGCCCCCCCGCCACCGGTCGTTCCTCCAAAATCATGACCAGTGCTCGCCGGGCTGCAGAAAGATGGACGGGCTCAAGCAGTCGCACATTACCGTGCTCATCAATCACCGCTTCGACCGTTCGGATCATCGTTTTTCCCTCCCTCTGAAGGCATACATAAAGCTGGCCATGCATGGCTAACACTCTACGCTCTGCGGTCGGGAGGCGAGCAGCGTGAGCCCCCGGATCTGCTGCATTGCAGGATTGGGTAGCTACTACGACAGAGCATCGAAATCGGCGAAGGCAGGAGGATCACCAGTGTGGATCACCCTAACTCGCTGAAACGGTGGATACTGCTTTCCTCGTTCGTTGTAGATGAGAACACGGCGCCCCTGCCATATCAGTTCGTCCTCGACCAGCTTGCACAACGCACGGTCGACTCCAGCCACGAAGACGAGGTTGCCCGACCTGTGCATCGCGGCATCCATCGCTCCTCCATCGCCTCCGTGGTACCTCTTGTCGAGGCCCTTGGACGCCATGCCAATCCGAACGGGACGCCTGTCCTTGTCAGTTTGCGCGTAGACGCACCCTTCATGCGGAAACTTGTCCCGTGCGTCGGTCAGCTTCGCAAACTTGGACCAACGAAGCTCGATCTGAGCGGGCGGTGTTGGCGTCACTCGATCGGCACCTCCGGGTCAGCCTGTCGGCTGCCGAACGGCGAAGCTCAGTGGCGCCGCTTTCACGGCGTCCGCTGGAGCGCTTTGTTAGGGACGGTCTGATCAATTCACGTGTCCGCTCGGAAATCTGTTCCTGAGCTGATCACCAGGGGGAATTCGGTGGATATCCACTGGTCCGGGCGCCTGTTTGTGGGGCTCATCCACTGTCCGATGGCCCACTGCAAGCCTCCGGACACACCGCTCCTACGTTCCCACCACCAGCCGGTGTCGCGCGACGTACAGATTTGCTAAGCCGCATGAGACGAAGAGCCAATTGGTGTTCTTCGCCAGCCCACGGTAGCGGACTTTCGCCCACCCAAAGATCCGCTTGATCACCACGAACGCATGTTCGACTTTGGCCCGGACCTTCGATGTTGTCCGGTTCTTTGCCCGCTCCCCCTCACTCAGGGGCCGATGCCGATAGGCTTTGGCCTGGATGAAACTCGTGGCTTCAGGGGCGTGTTGCTGAATGACCGCGCGGTGCCCGCTGTAGGCCGCGTCCCCCCAGACCCGCGTCTCCTGGCCATGCAGGAGGTCCGGCAACACCTGGCTGTCATGCACGTTGGCCGCGGTGGCCGCCACCGCATGGATCAGCTTGGTTCGGCTGTCCACGCCAATATGCGCCTTCATGCCAAAGTACCACTGGTTGCCTTTCTTCGTCTGATGCATCTCCGGATCCCGTTCCTTGGTGCGATTGTTCGTCGAACTGGGGGCGCTGATGATGGTGGCGTCGACGATGGTGCCCCGGCTGATCTGTAGCCCGTGCTCGGCCAAATACGTCTGGAGCACCCCAAAGAGCTGCTCACCCAACTGGTGCGCCTCCAAGAGATGCCGAAATTTACAGATGGTGGTCTCGTCGGGCACCGGCTCACGGCCCAGATCAATCCCCACAAAGTGCCGCATGGCCCGTGAGTCGTACAACGCCTCCTCGACCGCCGGGTCCGACAGATTGAACCATTGTTGCAGACACAGCATGCGTTCGACTCCCACCGGTGGGCGCCCCGGCCCCTCGGCCTTCGGATAGACGGGTTCGATTGCGGCCACCAGGTCCGCCCACGGCACGACGCGATTCATTTCGTCGAGAAACCGTTCCCGCCGAGTGGGCTTACGATACTGTTCAAACGTGACCTCGGCAAAGGTCTGTTGCGGCATGGGCGCGCCTCCTCAGATGTGAGGCGCCATCCTTAGCACATAACACGAGAGGAATAAATCAGACCTTCCCTAGGTCAGTCAGCCTATTCAGTAGCGAGAAACTCCTCGACTGACAGGCCGACATCGCGGGCAATCTGACGGAGCAAGGACGGCGAGATATCTCGACCCGGAGGAAGGGAACGGTTGTGACGCGGCCGTCTGCATGCCGGAACTGCTTATGTGAACCCCGCTGTCGCACTTCTCGAAACCCAAGCCGCTCCAGGATGGTCACCACCTCGCGTGGCTTGAGGACAGGCGGCTTGCCCATCGACTAACTGAGCTGCACCGTCTGAATCCCGACAAATTCGGTTTCCAGCGTCGGCTCGCCGTCCTCCAGCAGCCTGGCCACGACCTCCCGGAGGTTGCGGTTCAGATCGTCTAGTGTCTCGCCTTGGCTGTGCGCCCCCGGAAAGCCCGGAACATACCCCACGTACAGCCCGGTATCAGAGTCACGCTCGACAACGGCAGTGTAATGTTTCATGGGAAAGGAGCCTCCACGTCCGCCCCAACGATAGCAGAAAAGCTTCTTCCGCTCCAGCGCTGTCTAACGCCAAAGCTCAGGGGCGCGCCGCTTGCGGCGCGTCCCCTGCAGCGCCGGGTTAGCCCTCCAGCGACTTGTCATGGAAATCAACCCGTCCGACGAAGAGTGCTTCGAGGATTGACTCCTCGGTCCATGGTTGTCCCATTGACGTGAGCTGATGATTGCCCACGCGCTCGCCGGACCAGTATGCCCGACCAACGAAGTCGAGGGTTTGCTGATCCATGGAGTGACCTATCTGAAGGAAATTAACCCAGGCTGAGTCGTGTATCGAGTACACGTAGGGGCCAACGGTACTACACCGCTTCAGTAGGCGCTTGCCCACATGGTCCGGATGTCGTTCAGCGTAATTCTTCGCTTCTTCAACGCTGTCCAGCAAGAAGATCGCTTGCAACCTACACGGGTACTGCGCGAATTGCCTTTGTCGTGAGAGTTCTAGGTTGTATTCGCCAATGTAGCTTCGGAGAAGATTGTTCTGAAACGGGGTGATGAACGTCTTGAACTGCGGATTCGGCAGGAACATCAATTTCGCGTCTGATGGATCGCTTGGCGATGAGCTGAAGCTGCCAATCAGACCGACTTGGTGACGAATCAACCAATCTTTGGGGTCCACGTACACGTAGAAGTCCCGCGTTTCAGAGGATGCGTGCAGATTCCCCATGCGCTTACCTCGGGAGGACTAACGCTTGGCGTGAGCTACCTCGCTTCGGTGAGTCGGCTCCATGCCTTCGTTAGGCTTCACTTGATTCTTGGGACTCCAAGATCTTTGCAGATCTTACGTGCCAAGTCGTCATCGATTTCGCTATGCCTCGGAACTGCCGAACGTTTGTTCTGGCTGGGATTGTGCCACCACGAATGTCGACCGCCTTCTCTCAGCAACTCACACTGATGTCTCCTGAGATGACGAAGAAGTTCTTCACGCTTCATACGGCGATAGGCTCTTCTTGAAAGCCCTCGCCTGCCGCCTCGATCGCCTCACGGCGATTGAACTCCAGCGCCTCCTGGAGCGTGGTCTTCAGTGTCTCGAGCAATTCCTCTTTGGTCCCCTCCTGGCAATTGACGCCTGGCACCTCCTCAATCCATCCGATCCACCATGGACCAGACTGCTTAATAACTGCTGTGTAAGCTTCTCGCATGCAAACCTCCCATTGGTTGTTGCTCATGAAGCCTAACGCGAAGCTCAGTGGCGCCGCTTTCACGGCGTCCGCTGGAGCGCTTTGTTAGGCCGGTGGCGGTTGCCTCAACTTTTGAACCACTCATCGATCGCCAAGAGAAGCTGATTCGCGTTGTCTGCTCCATCTTGGGCCTTCGTGATTTGCCCCGCATCACAGTACGCCTTCTCGTGCACCAACTCTTTTCGGCATTTCTGGAATTTCTGTGCGGCTTCGATAATTGCTGGTTCTGAGCAACCAAGCAGCTGAAGTTTATCGGCCAAGGATTTGAAATCGTATTCCTTGAACTTTTTCAGACCGTGATCCCGAACTATCCGAAGATGAAGAAAAGCTTCAAGCCACATTCCCGTGAATACGATCGCGATCATGGCCTGTTTGAAACTCCTCTGCTCATGATCGAAAGTGATAATCCATCCAGGGCTGCCACCATCCTTCAGTCTTCGGCCCGCGTTGGTGAGTTCATGCATCTTCAAATGGGCACTAATGGCAATGGCTTTGTAGACGGAGACGTTGGTGATGGCGAACTGGTTCATGGTGTTGTTGGGCATCTTGCGCTTCTGTAACAGGCTTCGCACCTCTTCAACAGTGCGAGGCGGATTCGTCAGATGGATGACTGCATGACAGTTCGGACACACCGGCCGTAGGTCTTCAACTGGGTCCACCTCGTACTCTGCGCCGACTTCAGAGAGCGGTTTGATGTGATGCACATGGATGAAACCAGCCGCTATCTCGCCATAGATTGCGCCGAAATCAAAACCACAGGCGGCGCAAATTGCCCCATGCACTTCGATGCATCTTTCTCTAGCAACTGGGTTGCGCTCATATGCATTGACACGCACTTCTCGAACCGCTCCTTCGAAGAGCGGCTCGCTGTCCCCAACCTCGTTCGCAGATGCTTCGCCAGACGTGGAGTACCCGCTCGCCACAAGGGCATCCACGACTTCGTTTCTGAGTTGCCATACGAAACCTCGATCGGCGGTATGCGTCCCTGTCGCAATGACATGCCACCATTCATATTCGTCTGGCCCAAGCCCATCGGGATGCGCACCAAAGCTCTCTCGGACTTTGCGACCGATGCGGCCCATTGAGTTATTCACCTGAACTACCGCAGACAAGCCGAGGATCTTGCGAAGCTGCCCTGCGCTTGCGGCTTGATGCGGAGAGAACAGGAGAGCCTGGAACACTCTGGAGTCCGTTCCGGTTAATGTCGGGATGACCGTCTTCACCGCTTCAACTAGCGACGACATGTGTCCTTCTGGCTCTACGCCTAACGCCCGCGTTGACCGGGCGCGGCGAGCGTGTGCGAGCCAGCGGTCCGGTCGAACGCGATGTTATGCGGCTTCTACCTCAATGAGTTCGCTTGTGGAGGAAGGGGCCGGGATCGGTTGCCCCTCTTCCTTCAATCCCTCTAGGTGAAGCTCAATCGCTTCGCGAATCAGCGAAAGGACCTCATCCTTCGATTCACCAGCCGCGACGCATCCGGGAAGGTCTGGAACATACGCGCCAAAGGAGGCGAGTCCCTTTTCGATGACGACGAGGTATCGCATACGTTTCATTGCTCCTTTTTGAGCCCGGCCTGCTTCAACGCACTGTTCAAGGTGCCCGGCGGAATGTCAATACTTGGCTTTCCCGCAACCGTCACTGTGCCCTTCTTCGTCGGATGATGAAATTGGCGATGGCTTCCTTTCATTCGAACCTGAAACCATCCATCGGACTCAAGCATCTCGATGAGTTCTTTGACCTTCATGCGCCGAAGCCTACTCCCGCTCGTTTCTGAGCGGCATAACGCCGGTGTTCACGGGCGCCGAGCGCGAAGCGCGAAGGCGTCCCGTGGAACACCTTGCTATGAGTCATTTGGCCTCGTCCTCAACGCAGTGGTCGCGTTTGCTTTCGAAAAGTCGCTTTGTCTTTGAATCTGCTTCCGTCATTGTCACGACCTGTTTGCCCCCGGTGTCTGTAACGGAATAGACGTAGCTTTCATTCGTGAGGGCGCCCAGGTTGGTGCTGCGCCCATTGGATGGGCTAGATATGTAAAAGAACGTGTCGTAGAAGATGTCGTGCGAGAGATGGCAAATGTTGTGGCTCGGGACCGCGAGTGTCTTTGCCTCTTTCCTCGGCCAGCCTAAATCGCGACGTTCCTGTTGGACTGAGACGACCAGCTCAGAATCAGATTCGTTGCGGATGAAATTTGATGCGGAAATGACGCAGCCCTGCAAGGCGCCGAAGAGGATCGCCATCAGGGCCTTACGCATTAAATGACTCATAACGTGCCGCTTCAGCCGCGGCGGCTCAGGATCGCACCATCCGCCATCGGCTGCAAGCGGATGTTAGACAGCAGGTTTAGGTGTTCGGATCAAACCTCTCCCAAGTTTGAGCGCGCTGGCGAATCGCGAGCAACACAGCATCGGAGGCGGCTTGAATCTTGGCCGCGTTCTCAAGAGCGTTGTCCCAGTACTTGGGATCGTAGCCATCTCCGTGCGGCGCGCGATGCCGGAACTGGA
Proteins encoded in this region:
- a CDS encoding Mobile element protein codes for the protein MPQQTFAEVTFEQYRKPTRRERFLDEMNRVVPWADLVAAIEPVYPKAEGPGRPPVGVERMLCLQQWFNLSDPAVEEALYDSRAMRHFVGIDLGREPVPDETTICKFRHLLEAHQLGEQLFGVLQTYLAEHGLQISRGTIVDATIISAPSSTNNRTKERDPEMHQTKKGNQWYFGMKAHIGVDSRTKLIHAVAATAANVHDSQVLPDLLHGQETRVWGDAAYSGHRAVIQQHAPEATSFIQAKAYRHRPLSEGERAKNRTTSKVRAKVEHAFVVIKRIFGWAKVRYRGLAKNTNWLFVSCGLANLYVARHRLVVGT